CTGCCCGCTCTGTGGCTGCAGCGCCCCGAGCCTAGAATTCGCTCCAATCCTGCACATCGTCCGACCCTTTCAAGGCGAGGTTGCCTTGCGTGGGGGAGGGTAGCGCGCGCTCGGCGATCTCCGCAGGTTCCGCGGCCGGCGGTGGCGCGAGGACCACGATCTCGGCGGACGGCGCCGGCCGTTTGGTCGCCCTACCGTCCGATGTATTGAATCGTGACACGAGCGCCGAGAGATTGCCGGCCTGCTGCGCCAGGCTGCGCGATGCGGCGGTGCTTTCTTCGACCATGGCGGCATTCTGCTGCGTCATCAGGTCGATCTGGGTGACCGTTTCGTTCACGTCGCGCAGCATTTCCGACTGCTGCCGCGCGGATTCGGCAATGGTCTTGGTCAACTGGCTGACCTCCCCCACCCGCGTAACAATCTCGCCCAGTGCGCGGCCGGTTTCGCCGACCAGCGTGACCCCCTTGTTCACGTGCTCGCTGCTGTTGGTGATGAGATCCTTGATTTCGCGCGCGGCATCGGCAGAGCGCTGCGCCAGGGCGCGCACTTCGTTGGCGACCACGGCAAAGCCCTTGCCGGCATCGCCCGCTCGCGCAGCCTCCACCCCGGCGTTGAGCGCGAGGAGATTGGTCTGGAAGGCGATGCCGTCGATCACATTGATGATCTGCGTGATTTCCTGCGACGATTTCTGGATCATGGTCATCGCAGCCACCGCCTGTTCCACGACTTCGCCGCCCTGCGTGGCGCCGCGATGGGCATCCGCGATCGACTTGTCGACATCGGCCACGCTGCCGGCATTCTGTTCGACCAGCATGGTCACGGCCCGCATGGATTCGCTGGCCTTGGCGATCGAGGCGGCCTGCTGTTCGGTGCGCGCGGCCAGGTCGTCCGACGCGGTGCGGATCTGGCCCGAACTGCTGTCGATCGAGATGGCCGAAGTGGCGACCGAGGTCAGCGTGCCCGACAGCGATTCGGCGGCGCGGTTGAAATCGGTGCGGACCTGTTCCTGTGATTCCGGAAACGCGGTGTTGATGCGATAGGACAGGTCCGCTTCGGCGAGGTGCGACAGGGCCGCGCTTAGGGCGGTGCTGACCTTCTCGCGCATGGCGGACGAGGCCTGAAGCGCCTGGGCGTTTTCGCGGAACACGCTCATCGCCTTGGTCATCCGACCGACGCAGTCCGTATGGTTGGTGTAGTGAATCGGGCTTTCGAGATCGCCACGGGCAAGCGCCTCCATGCGCACGACGGTGTTCACGTAAGGCGTGCAGATGCGTTCGCCGCTGACGATCACCGCCGTGACAGAAAGTGCGACCACGGCGGCCGAGGCGATCAGCGGCAGGACCAGTCCACCGCCCAAGCCGGCCCACAGCGTCGCCAGCAGGCCAAGGACGGCAAGGCCCGAATGCACGAACAGCAGGGCGCGGAATTTTGCGCGGATGGGAGCCTGCTTCTCGAACCAGTTCAGCATGTTCACGTCGTTACCCCTGATGCCTGGGCCGCGAAGCTTCAGCGCGGCGTGCCGCGCATCTTCCTAAAGAGCGCGCGCTGTGATTGGCTGAATGCCGGGATACGTGATTTCGCAGAGGCGCGGCGCAGATCGGCTGCCCTTTCTTGACAAGTCCGCACCCGGCGCCGAACGAAGCGGCTCATGACGTCCTCAGCCCATCCGATCCGCACGCACGCCCGCATCCTCACGGCCAGCCTCGTCGGCACGGCGGTCGAGTTCTATGACTTCTACGTCTATGCGACGGCGGCGGCGCTGGTGATCGGGCCGCTGTTCTTTCCGGCGGAATCGGAAGCGGCGCAGACCATGGCCTCGTTCATGACGTTCGGTCTCGCCTTCTTCGCGCGGCCGGTGGGCGCGATCGCGTTCGGGCATTTCGGGGACCGGGTGGGGCGCAAGTCCACGCTGGTCGCCTCGCTGATGCTGATGGGCCTTTCCACGCTGCTGATCGCCTTCCTGCCGACCTATGCCATGGCCGGACCGGTCGCGCCTGCGCTGCTGTGCCTGCTGCGCTTCGGGCAGGGTTTCGGGCTTGGCGGCGAATGGGGCGGGGCGTCGCTGCTGGCGGTGGAGAACGCGCCCAAGGGGTGGGAGGCGCGCTTCGGCTCCGCCCCGCAACTGGGCGCGCCGCTGGGTTTCCTCGCCGCAAACGGCCTGTTCCTGATCCTGGCGGTGAACCTTTCGGACGCCGATTTCGCGGCGTGGGGCTGGCGCATTCCGTTCCTGGCTTCGGCGCTGCTCGTCGGGCTGGGCCTGTGGGTCCGGCTGCGGATTGGCGAGACGGCGGCGTTCCGCGCCGCGCTGGAAGCCGCGCCGCCGCCGCGCGTGCCGATCGGCCGGCTGTTCGCGGATCATGCCGGCGCGGTGATCGCCGGGATCGCGGGCGTCGTCGCCTGCTTCGCGATCTTCTACCTCGCCACCACATTCGCGCTGAGCTTCGGGACCAAGACCCTCGGCTATTCGCGCGAGGCGTTTCTGCTGGTGCAGTTGGGCGCCAACACCTTCCTGGCCATCGGCATCCTGCTGGCCGGCTGGTGGGCGGACCGGACCAGCGCGCGCAACGTTCTGGGCAAGGGCGCAGCGCTGACGGCGTTGATCGGGCTGGTGTTCGGCGCGGGGCTGGGCTCCGGTTCGCTGCTGCTT
The Novosphingobium sp. EMRT-2 genome window above contains:
- a CDS encoding methyl-accepting chemotaxis protein, translating into MLNWFEKQAPIRAKFRALLFVHSGLAVLGLLATLWAGLGGGLVLPLIASAAVVALSVTAVIVSGERICTPYVNTVVRMEALARGDLESPIHYTNHTDCVGRMTKAMSVFRENAQALQASSAMREKVSTALSAALSHLAEADLSYRINTAFPESQEQVRTDFNRAAESLSGTLTSVATSAISIDSSSGQIRTASDDLAARTEQQAASIAKASESMRAVTMLVEQNAGSVADVDKSIADAHRGATQGGEVVEQAVAAMTMIQKSSQEITQIINVIDGIAFQTNLLALNAGVEAARAGDAGKGFAVVANEVRALAQRSADAAREIKDLITNSSEHVNKGVTLVGETGRALGEIVTRVGEVSQLTKTIAESARQQSEMLRDVNETVTQIDLMTQQNAAMVEESTAASRSLAQQAGNLSALVSRFNTSDGRATKRPAPSAEIVVLAPPPAAEPAEIAERALPSPTQGNLALKGSDDVQDWSEF
- a CDS encoding MFS transporter; protein product: MTSSAHPIRTHARILTASLVGTAVEFYDFYVYATAAALVIGPLFFPAESEAAQTMASFMTFGLAFFARPVGAIAFGHFGDRVGRKSTLVASLMLMGLSTLLIAFLPTYAMAGPVAPALLCLLRFGQGFGLGGEWGGASLLAVENAPKGWEARFGSAPQLGAPLGFLAANGLFLILAVNLSDADFAAWGWRIPFLASALLVGLGLWVRLRIGETAAFRAALEAAPPPRVPIGRLFADHAGAVIAGIAGVVACFAIFYLATTFALSFGTKTLGYSREAFLLVQLGANTFLAIGILLAGWWADRTSARNVLGKGAALTALIGLVFGAGLGSGSLLLVFLTLAAALLVMGLTYGPLGAWLPTLYAVPVRYTGISVAFNVGGIIGGAMAPFAAQYLAQHGGTPYVGLFLTVAGSLTLAGVLFGRKAG